The genomic interval CGATCTTGAATAGAAAAGACTACTAACCGATTAGTGTATAAAGTCAGATATAAATGTACAAATAACACAGAGAATAAATATATACATTTGATTAACTTCCCCTTTGGCTTTATTTCTAGTGTGTCTGAATTGATCAAATTGACTCAATAAAATAGCTGTCATAGGCATATTACTAAACTACCATCGGCTAGAAGCCGATGCGTTTATAATCGGCTGAAGCTAACTGAAGCTACTCGGCAATGGTAAAGTCATCATCAGTTTCTTTATTTTCTTGGTTTTGTATGTATTCAATGATTACTTCGTCTGTCACATTACCCAAAGTTGCCACAAAGTACCCCCGGCCCCAGAGATGCCGCCCCAAAAAGCTTTTGACAAATCTTTATTTTCTGACAATAACTTGTAAGAACTCTTACCCTTCAAATATTGCACTAATTTGCTTATGGCCAAATGTGGCGGCACCGACACAAACAGATGCACATGATCCTTCGACACATGACCTTTTAGTATCTCTACCTCGTGCTCTTTACATATACTCCGGAGCAGCTCTCGGACCCGCTCTGCAACAATGCTGGTTAGGACTTTCTTCCGATATTTGGTTATCCAGACAAGATGGTACTTGCAATCATATGTCGTATGACTTGTTTTTCGGTAATTTTGCATACCTGTTTATTTTGTATGCAAAGATAGTTAAACTAAAGTCTTCACCTGAAGGTGAGGGATTTTCCCCCAGAGTGATACATTAATGCTTTGTAGACTATGCAGGGTTAGCAGGTGGTTGATTTGCCGCAAGGGCTATCTGCATAGCCTTTTCAAGCAGTTCTACATTTTCTTGGGTGAGATAAATAGTATCCTCTGCGCCTAGAATTAACTCTAATTGATGAACGCTAAGGGGAGAATCTATATAGGATAATAGCTTTTGGTTATCTATCCTTAATCTTTTCTTGAGTTGATTGAGCTTACTAATCCTACTGCTAAAAGGTTTTGCCATGCAAACAAGTGGTTGATTTACTAGAAATATACGTTTCAAAGCAGAACCAGGATGAGTTATTAACCATAGAGCAGGAATGGCTCCTTGCAATCATGAAATAGATTCTTGGCAGAATAGCCTATATCTCCTCCCCTATTGCCCATTGCTATCGTATCATAAAAGGGGATATAGATTAACCACTCTTTTATTTTTTACAAAAAAGATAATAAAGGGTTAGATCTCCTTAGAAACTGTTTTAAAACTATTTAAGGCGATTTAACAAGATTGGAATCATGGCTACATACACCATTGATTGGCTATTTCTCTGGTTCTTTTCATAGTCTTTGTTTAACCTGCGGGCATTTAACAGCCAAGCAAAAGTACGTTCCACCCCCCTTCTCGGTAAAAGCTTAAAGCCTTTCTCCTCCTCCGTTCTCAGTACTAGTTGCCAGGTCCAGTTCCAAAGTTTTTGAATATACTTAAGTAGATCTTCTCCCCGGTATCCACCATCTACCCACACTAGCTGGATACAGCTACACAACTCCTGCAAGCAAGGTACTAATTTGATATAGCGTAAAAGCTGTTTAGCGCCTTGCTTTTCCGACACACTCGCTGCACAAATCCAAACGGCTACTAGTAAGCCTTGTGTAGGGGTAAGAATGAAGCGTTTTCGGCCTTTAACAAGCTTGCCCGCATCAAATCCCCGATGCTCTCCTCCACAAGCAGTCGTCTTTACACTTTGAGAATCTAAACTGCTTGCACTAGGCATGGGTTTTCTTTTCATTTGCCGACGCACTTTCCGGACTAAGAACGAGTGAATCTGCTGCCATAACCCGCTTTTACTCCAAGGGTCAAAATAGCCATAGACTGTTGACCAATGAGGCAGGTCATGGGCATACTGCGCCACCTACAACCGGTTTTCACTACATACATGATTCCATCCATTACCTCTTTCAAGGCTACGGATGCGCGCCCCCCTTTTGGGAGTCCGACTTGCTCTCCGGTAGATACGGAGTTAACTTTTTCCAGCCATTTTTAGTGATGTCACTTGGATGTTTCTTTCGTTTTACCTTGCTTTGAGTAGTACTCATGGGAATTTGTCTGTTAGTTGGCACTACAAACTTAATTTACTTTGAGTACTGCTTCCTCCTCTTACCCTTTTTATACAGCTTCTTAGAAGCCATACGGGTAAAAGTTTAGGTGGATATTATTTACTTGGCTATGTTAGGATAGTCATTGCTACAAGGTTTTAACCACCTTAGCTGGAACACCAGCTACAATGCTGTTTGCAGGAACATCCCGGCTCACGACTGCTCCGGCTGCCACTACTGCGTTTTCCCCAATAGTTACGCCAGGCAAAATGGTAGCAGCTGCACCGATCCAGGCATTCCGTTTTACCACAATTGGTTTGAGAAGAACTGTTTTCCGGTCATTTGGATCTAAGGGATGGTTCTCGGTAATCAGGTTGACTTTGGGGC from Rhodocytophaga rosea carries:
- a CDS encoding 3-keto-5-aminohexanoate cleavage protein, with the translated sequence MAKPFSSRISKLNQLKKRLRIDNQKLLSYIDSPLSVHQLELILGAEDTIYLTQENVELLEKAMQIALAANQPPANPA
- a CDS encoding IS5 family transposase — its product is MAQYAHDLPHWSTVYGYFDPWSKSGLWQQIHSFLVRKVRRQMKRKPMPSASSLDSQSVKTTACGGEHRGFDAGKLVKGRKRFILTPTQGLLVAVWICAASVSEKQGAKQLLRYIKLVPCLQELCSCIQLVWVDGGYRGEDLLKYIQKLWNWTWQLVLRTEEEKGFKLLPRRGVERTFAWLLNARRLNKDYEKNQRNSQSMVYVAMIPILLNRLK